Proteins co-encoded in one Hymenobacter swuensis DY53 genomic window:
- a CDS encoding GNAT family N-acetyltransferase — protein MEVTRITTEEDLTNALAIRRTVFVLGQNVPADLENDAHDRTDATHYLARAADGQPCGAARWRVTENGVKLERFAVLAGYRNQQVGAALLAAVLRDVQAAHPAAEVYLNAQLPAVRFYERHAFRKAGAAFWEAGIEHYKMVWQRL, from the coding sequence ATGGAAGTAACCCGCATTACTACGGAGGAGGACCTGACTAATGCCCTGGCTATTCGCCGGACGGTATTCGTGCTGGGCCAGAACGTACCGGCCGACCTCGAAAACGATGCGCATGACCGCACCGACGCCACGCACTACTTGGCCCGGGCCGCCGATGGTCAGCCTTGCGGGGCTGCTCGCTGGCGCGTTACGGAAAATGGGGTGAAACTGGAGCGCTTCGCGGTGCTGGCCGGGTACCGCAACCAGCAAGTGGGGGCTGCGTTACTGGCCGCCGTACTCCGCGACGTACAGGCGGCTCATCCTGCCGCCGAAGTATACCTGAACGCGCAATTGCCCGCCGTGCGTTTTTACGAGCGGCATGCCTTCCGGAAAGCCGGTGCAGCCTTCTGGGAAGCTGGTATTGAACACTATAAAATGGTCTGGCAGCGCTTGTAG